CAGCGCTTCGGCTATTTGGCGCGATTCGGTGACCGGAATCACGTCATCGGCTTCGCCGTGAAAAATCCATGTCGGCGTTTTGCCGAGGCGTTGGGCGATGGTCGCATAAGGCTGCTCAGTCGGAACTTGCGCCGCGGCGTCGGCTGGTAAAGGAAAAGTTGGCGGCGGCACAACACCGCCGCAAATCGAAGCCAGCGCCGCAAATTTTCCGGGATGCCGCGAGGCGATATTAAAAACGCCGTAACCTCCCATTGACCATGCGGTCAGGTAAACACGTTGATGATCGCCGTTGAATTTTTTGATAGACTCATCCAACGCTTGCAAAGCCTGTTGCTCCATTTCACCATACCAAACACGATTGCGCCGGCACTGTGGAAAAACCACGATACAAGGAAAGCGCTCGCCGTTTTGCCGAATCGCAGCGCCGAGACCGACTTCAGTTTGGAGAACGCCATCTTTGCCGCGCTCACCGGCGCCATGCAGAAAGAGAATGACCGGCCATTTTTGTTTTGGCGTGAAATTGGCGGAAAGATAAACTTGATAATCACAGATTGTCTGATTGATGGTAACAGTGCGATTCAGGAAATCGGTTTGCCGCATTTGAAAATAATACTGTTTGGCATAAGCAACTGTTGCGAGCACAAAAAAATAAAGAGTCATTCGTAGACAAAGCATGCTTGCTTCCTGAAATTTTTCGCCTGAAGGCGATATGACAAAAGTCAACTCAACGGAATCAACTGCGGCGCGCGCACCCAGAGGTGTTCGGTGATATGGATGCCGATTTAAGACGAACGCGCCGGCAAGAGCTAAAAACATTGGCCCGCCAAGCCACGCCAGGATCAACGGCAAGACATTGCCGAGCATCAAGGTTCCAATCCAAAACTGCACACGAAAGCGGCCGGAAAGAATCATTTGTACCGTAAGCCTTCGCATCAGCCGTGGGATGAGGCGTGATCAATACTGACGCCAGCACGATCAGGTTGAGGGCGATGCTCACAAAAGCAAAACGCCGGGCTTGATCCAAATCTTTGACGAGCAAGACGGTGGTTAGAATAAGAAAAATCAACAAGCCGAAACTTCCCAACCCCACAGCACACCTTTGTGCGGCGCATCGTAAACCCGGCGCGCATTTTCTTTGCTCACCTCGTGGGCTTTCTGCAACATTTTCTTTTCATCCCCGCCGCGCGGAACCAACACCTGCCCGGCCTCTTCGCCAATTTCGGTTGCTCCCAATTCTTGCGCCAATTTCGCCGGATTGGTCTGACCAAGGCGGCCTCGGCATATTTGGCGAAATGGCCGACGCCGGTGCGTTGCGAGCTCCACATAGATGCTTGCGAAGGCTCGGTCATCATCGGCTTGAGCGAAGCTTCCTCGCCGTCGATGTAAAAAAGTTTTGGCCGCGTGCCTTTTTCAACTTTGCGCGCGGTGACGTGCTCGCGGCCGAAAAGCTGCGCAATTTCGGAAAGCGGATCATCAATGTCGCCGGAGATGATGGCATGCTCGGGGCAGACGTTGACGCACGCCGGCTCCCAGCCGATGTCGACGCGATGGGCGCAGTAGTTGCATTTGGCCGCAGTGTACGATTCAGGATCGATGTACAGTGCGTCGTAGGGGCAGGCTTGCATGCAGCTTTTGCAGCCGATGCAGCGGCGTTTGTCGAAATCCACGAGGCCGTCGTCGCGGCGAAACAGCGCGGTAACCGGGCAAATTTCGATACACGGCGCATCGTCGCAATGAATTGCAGCGCATCACAGTAAACAACCGCCGCGTGTTGGGAAATTCGCCTTTTTCGATGTATTTCACCCACGTTGCGATTGACGCCGAGCGGCACGTCGTGTTCGGTTTTGCAGGCGTGACAGCCGGTGCATTTGCGATTGTCGATAATGAAGCCAAAATTCATTTTGCTCCCGAAAGGTTACTTCGGGTTCAATAACTCGTTGGCGCGAACCTTGACCTGGGTACGCACCACCCAACAATTGGCGTAACCCTTCTCGGTCGCAAGATTCTGCAATTGCTCCGCATCGTAACGATTGAAAAAACGCCCAGCGCGAATTTTATAGTAAGGCGCTTCATAAATCGTCTCCACGTCGACGTTGAGCGCGAGAATCGCTTCACGCACGGTCGAACGCGCCAGTTTAGCATCTTCAGTTTGCAAAAGCTGCACTTGATAGCCAGCGACCGTCTGCCACGAGGTGTCGACTTGGGTTGAACTTGAGGGCCTTACAGCCAGAGTGTCGCTTTTTCGCTGGACTTGTTTGCGCGCGATTCGGAATGCCGGCGCTTTCAGCGTCATTGGATCAAAATCCTCATTCTGGGCGATGGCCACCGGTGTCGAACGCGTCTCCGGTTGTGGTTTTCCGGATTGCGGCCTTTCCGTTTGCGAAGGCGTCGTGCGGCTGGCCGGCTTTGAGGAAGAACAGCCTGTCAAGCCGGCAAAGGCTGCGAGCAAAGCCGCGAAAAGAACGAGGGGTAAGTCGGTCGCAGCTCGTGCTGAGGAACCAGGTTTTAGACAATTTTTGGGCATAAGAACTCGCACGGAAAATTGATGTCGGAAATTTGTACGACGCAATATAATCAAACTAAAGCTGATTCGCAAGCGCGGAATTTTAAAAACAAAAAATAAAACCCCCATCACGTTTTGCTGCGACGGGGGTTGACAACAGGAAGCGGCGAAATTTTATCTCAGGTCGACATGATTCAACATCAAGGGATCAACCAATTCATACATCCCGACGTTGCGGGAATCGACGAAAACAAAGCTGCGATTGAGCTGCGTATATTGCCAGACTTCATAAATTTTATTGAATAACTTGCTTCGCCGCGAGACCAGCCTCGAAGCGCCCTGCCAGGCCTCGGCCGACCAATCCGAATTCTTCCGGCCGTCGTCGGTGAGATCGAATGACGAGGAGTTATATCGTTGCACGTAATCGGGCGGGCCGTAGGTGATGTAGATTTGCCCTTGCGGCGATTTCCAACCCTCGCCGCGCTGCCACTTGAAATACGCATTTGCATAATTAATGCGGCGATAATACTCTTCCATCGCTTCATTGCGCGGCGTGCCCGGCGTTGGGTCGCGGCGCTGCCAAAATTCGAAGAGGCCGCGCTGCCGCTCGGCCTCCGGCATTTGCGCCAACTTTTTGAGCTCACCGTCGCTGGCAACATACTGCAACTGCTCTAAAATTTCTTCAAATTTTTTGTCTTTAAATGAGAAAATATCCCATTGCATGCTGAAGCGCCCGCTGACCTCGGCATAAGTCGCGCTGGCATTGTCAAAAACGCGCACGGTGAGGGTGTACAGGCCGCTCTTCAAATCCGCAATCGGCAGCACCACGCTCTGCACGCACGAAGTGCCGGGTTTGCGGCTGAATTTCCACAACTGCTTGACTTCCTCGCCTTTGTCGTTGTGAATGAGATAAAGCGTCCGGAAACTGTCGGGCGCAAGCGCTTGCAGGCCGAGGCTGTCACGAGCCGCGGTCTCCCGGGGATCGACGAGATTATAAATTTCGTAATAGACAAAAAGCTGCCCACCAAACTGGCCGTAGGCATGAGGCACGTTCGGTTCGATCCGGCGATTGTGTTTGACAAAGGCGTTTGCCGATGAATCTGTTTCAATGTTCCGGCTGAATTGCACATCGCTTAGCATCAGGCTTTGCCCGGAAAAGTCACGAACGAAAACCTTGTCGGCCTCGTCGTAACGCTTGCCGGTTTCCTTGTCAGTAATAACAGCGCGTCGTCGATAAAGGCCCGGACGCAGATAAAAACTCAACAAGCTAATTCGAAAATTATTTGGCGCGGTGGTGTCGTCGTAGTCCGTGACGCGAACCTTGTCGCGCGCCGATTGCGTCTGCAGCAAATTGCCGTTGAGGTCTTCAATGTACAAATCGATGTCATAAATCGCCTGATAAAATTTTCCCTCGCGGGTGAAGCTCAGCCGGTTGTAGCCGATCTGAACATAAAATTCGACGAATGTCATATTGTGCTGCGCGATGAAATTGGCGTAGTCGATGATGAAGGGTTTTTCGTCAACGGTGAGATTCACGCCCGACCAATGCTTTTTGTCGTCGTCCGGCGTCGCGGCAATCATGCTCAATGCAAGTGAGCCGGCTGCCGGAGAATCGGCTCGAAACACGCGAGTTGTTGCGGTGATGAAATAACCGGAAGGAAAACAAATTTGCGCCGCGGCAAAATTGGCAAAAAACAAAACGGTTCCTATCCCTAGAATGCTGATCCTCATAAAACATCCGCTGTGTAGAGGTTAAAAAAGGTGCCCTTGAAATCCAACAACAAGGGAGTTGCTAACGCGAAGCTGTTGTGCTCAACTTATCCTCTCAACAAAACACAGCAGAGTTATACTTGAAATGCCATGCGGACGCAGAAAATTTTACGCCCCCAGCGGCCGGCGATAAGTCAAACGATTTTATGCTATTATTTGCCGCGACAGTAATTTAAAATTTTTTTATGAGGATGGAACAAAACCGCCCCCTGTATCGTTTATTCTGATGAAGTTGCTCGGGAAAATTCATCTTCCCTTGAGCGACAGAGGCTACCAGCGCAGACTTGGCGGCGCTCGCTGGTAGCCATTTTTATTTTGATGGATAAAAACTTAACTCTCCGGCGAGGCCAGTCAAGTTAAATCATCCGCCATCGAAAGCTTTTCCAACAGCGTTTTGTTGTCCGGCGTCGTCGCCAGCGCCTTCAGCAGCGTGCTCATGGCCTCTTTCGCCGGCAGATTGTGCAGTGCCCGGCGTAAAGCTTGGTAGCGTGGCGTTTTTTTGCCGAAAAGCAATTCCTCCCGTCGGGTGCCGGAAGCTGGAATGTTGATTGCCGGGAAAATGCGTTGATCGGCGAGCGAGCGGTCCAGCACCAACTCCATATTGCCTGTCCCTTTGAACTCTTCGAAAATAAATTCATCCATGCGCGAGCCAGTGCCGACGAGAATGGTGGCGACAATGGTCAGCGAGCCGCCGCCTTCGATTTGGCGGCCGGCCCCGAAAATTTTGCGTGGAATTTCCAGCGCCCGTGCATCCAAACCGCCGCTCATCGTGCGACCGCTGCCGCGCTGGCCGAGATTGAAAGCCCGCCCTGTTCGCGTCAGCGAGTCGAGCAGCAGCACGACGTCCTCGCCGCATTCGACGCGGCGTTTGGCATATTCGGTGACAAGCTGGGCCAAACGCAAATGCGATTCCAGCGGGGCGTCGTTGGAGCTGGCAAACACCTCGCCCTGAATCGCCCGCCGCATGTCCGTCACTTCCTCCGGCCGCTCGTCGAGCAGCAACATGATGAGATGAATTTCCGGATGATTGCGGGCGATGGCCTGGGCCATTTGTTGCAATAACATCGTTTTTCCCGAGCGCGGAGGCGCGACAATCAGCGCGCGCTGGCCCTTGCCGAGCGGGCTGATCAAATCCACCACCCGCATCGACGGATCGATTTTCTCTTTGGTGTGGGTTTTGACCGAGCGCGCCGGCTTGGTTTCCAAAACGATTTGCTCGGAGGGCGTGACTGCGGTGAGTGACTCCAACTCCGGCAATTGCGCCCACTCCGCCGGGGCGCGTTCGTTGATCCGAACAACCTTGTCGACCTGCCTGCCGCCGCGGGCGCCGGGAATGATTTCCGCCTCGATGATCACGCCCGGGCGCAGCTTCAGCTCGGCAATCTGATTGCGATGCACGAACGGATCGCCGTGCTGGGCCGGCAGAGCTAACGCAACTTGGCGCAAAAACCCATGTCCCCGGCCCTGACCATCAAATGATGTTCGGGGATCGTCGATTTCAAGAAGTCCGGTGAATGTTTCAGGCACGATAAGAATGATAAATTGTGTTATTGGTTCGTGTGTTTGCCAGTTCGACGGTTGGCCCGTTAGCTGGTTATCCACATGACTTGTAACTGTCAACGGGCTAACAGGCAAACTGGCCAACGCTTTTATTTCCCCTCACACATCGCTTTGATTTTGGCGAGCGCTTGATTGTACGATTTGACTTGTTCCGCAATTGCGTCGGCGCTTTGTGAGCCGGATTCGGTGTAGCGCTCTTCGTACGTCAGTTTGGTGCCCTTGCCTGCTGGAGTCAATGTCCAGCGTTCTTGACAAATGTACGTGGCGTTGTCCGGCTCCCAGACAAAACGCAGCTCGTTGCCGGGCTTTGCATAGATCAAAATGTACGTGCCGGTATCGCCCCAAACTTTCAGCGGCACATTGTCGCCGACTTTTTCCAATTTTTTCGGGGCGCCTTTGTGCTCAAAACCCAACGCGCTGCTGAGTTTCTGCACATCCGTAATCACCGCCCAAACCGCTTGCGGGCTGGCATTCACAGTGATTTCTCCGCCGAAACTCTGGCCGGTGAGTTTTTTGTTGGCGACCTGCGCGGAGCTGTTGGCAGCCACGACCAACAACGCTAGTGTCAAAAGCATCAGGAAACGGGAACACGGCATAGTAACCTCCTTGAATTTGAACTTGATTCGTGTCAAAAAATCGGCTGCAACTCCAAGACGTGATTTCAAATCCCACCATGCAACGATAAGGTAACATCCACCGCGCCTGGAAACAAGGGAAATTTTGATATTCGATGGCGATGTGCATCAAAAAATCGTGATCAGGAGGTAAACAGCGACGATTGCAGGCGC
Above is a genomic segment from candidate division KSB1 bacterium containing:
- the rho gene encoding transcription termination factor Rho — its product is MPETFTGLLEIDDPRTSFDGQGRGHGFLRQVALALPAQHGDPFVHRNQIAELKLRPGVIIEAEIIPGARGGRQVDKVVRINERAPAEWAQLPELESLTAVTPSEQIVLETKPARSVKTHTKEKIDPSMRVVDLISPLGKGQRALIVAPPRSGKTMLLQQMAQAIARNHPEIHLIMLLLDERPEEVTDMRRAIQGEVFASSNDAPLESHLRLAQLVTEYAKRRVECGEDVVLLLDSLTRTGRAFNLGQRGSGRTMSGGLDARALEIPRKIFGAGRQIEGGGSLTIVATILVGTGSRMDEFIFEEFKGTGNMELVLDRSLADQRIFPAINIPASGTRREELLFGKKTPRYQALRRALHNLPAKEAMSTLLKALATTPDNKTLLEKLSMADDLT
- a CDS encoding alpha/beta hydrolase-fold protein is translated as MLCLRMTLYFFVLATVAYAKQYYFQMRQTDFLNRTVTINQTICDYQVYLSANFTPKQKWPVILFLHGAGERGKDGVLQTEVGLGAAIRQNGERFPCIVVFPQCRRNRVWYGEMEQQALQALDESIKKFNGDHQRVYLTAWSMGGYGVFNIASRHPGKFAALASICGGVVPPPTFPLPADAAAQVPTEQPYATIAQRLGKTPTWIFHGEADDVIPVTESRQIAEALRTRGGNVK
- a CDS encoding SPOR domain-containing protein, producing the protein MPKNCLKPGSSARAATDLPLVLFAALLAAFAGLTGCSSSKPASRTTPSQTERPQSGKPQPETRSTPVAIAQNEDFDPMTLKAPAFRIARKQVQRKSDTLAVRPSSSTQVDTSWQTVAGYQVQLLQTEDAKLARSTVREAILALNVDVETIYEAPYYKIRAGRFFNRYDAEQLQNLATEKGYANCWVVRTQVKVRANELLNPK
- a CDS encoding SRPBCC family protein; translation: MPCSRFLMLLTLALLVVAANSSAQVANKKLTGQSFGGEITVNASPQAVWAVITDVQKLSSALGFEHKGAPKKLEKVGDNVPLKVWGDTGTYILIYAKPGNELRFVWEPDNATYICQERWTLTPAGKGTKLTYEERYTESGSQSADAIAEQVKSYNQALAKIKAMCEGK
- a CDS encoding GWxTD domain-containing protein, yielding MFFANFAAAQICFPSGYFITATTRVFRADSPAAGSLALSMIAATPDDDKKHWSGVNLTVDEKPFIIDYANFIAQHNMTFVEFYVQIGYNRLSFTREGKFYQAIYDIDLYIEDLNGNLLQTQSARDKVRVTDYDDTTAPNNFRISLLSFYLRPGLYRRRAVITDKETGKRYDEADKVFVRDFSGQSLMLSDVQFSRNIETDSSANAFVKHNRRIEPNVPHAYGQFGGQLFVYYEIYNLVDPRETAARDSLGLQALAPDSFRTLYLIHNDKGEEVKQLWKFSRKPGTSCVQSVVLPIADLKSGLYTLTVRVFDNASATYAEVSGRFSMQWDIFSFKDKKFEEILEQLQYVASDGELKKLAQMPEAERQRGLFEFWQRRDPTPGTPRNEAMEEYYRRINYANAYFKWQRGEGWKSPQGQIYITYGPPDYVQRYNSSSFDLTDDGRKNSDWSAEAWQGASRLVSRRSKLFNKIYEVWQYTQLNRSFVFVDSRNVGMYELVDPLMLNHVDLR